From Cellulomonas oligotrophica, a single genomic window includes:
- a CDS encoding helix-turn-helix domain-containing protein → MRTGVSDELMTEEDTLLTTGEVAKLLGVSRQHVVDLCDRGDLEYVTTGSHRRIRRAEVERVRWGSARMSAEQRRTWLLAVAVAGKLAVYPGPTLELARDNLRALQERHPRGQAARVLAGWEKALDGPLDAVLTLLTSPTQRAREMRGHAPFAGVLSDGEREAVLRAAR, encoded by the coding sequence GTGCGCACGGGTGTCTCGGACGAGCTGATGACCGAGGAGGACACCCTCCTCACCACCGGCGAGGTCGCCAAGCTCCTGGGCGTCTCCCGTCAGCACGTCGTCGACCTGTGCGACCGGGGGGACCTGGAGTACGTCACGACGGGCTCGCACCGGCGGATCCGCCGCGCGGAGGTCGAGCGGGTGCGGTGGGGCTCGGCCCGCATGTCGGCCGAGCAGCGCCGCACGTGGCTCCTCGCGGTCGCGGTCGCGGGCAAGCTCGCGGTCTACCCGGGCCCGACGCTGGAGCTGGCGCGCGACAACCTCCGTGCGCTGCAGGAGCGGCACCCGCGCGGGCAGGCCGCGCGGGTGCTCGCCGGGTGGGAGAAGGCTCTCGACGGGCCGCTCGACGCCGTGCTGACGCTCCTGACGTCACCGACGCAGCGGGCCCGGGAGATGCGCGGCCACGCCCCGTTCGCCGGGG